One window of the Mobula birostris isolate sMobBir1 chromosome 19, sMobBir1.hap1, whole genome shotgun sequence genome contains the following:
- the tfpt gene encoding TCF3 fusion partner isoform X2, whose product MSAVGFDDFSGPCSELALPPLFGGNILESELEQEVEFADAGLNGDTAEEDGAARQRELYRKKYHALQRRCKEIETVNEKLLNRLKNVRKITQRLKKERRFLMKCLDSHGDSYRTAQLTILLEDEGSRGGEEMLLDNPPSGQLPEGEETPAAKHSSQGSDSPTPSEGGTHKRKRVKEEKEGPTNKRHLNSFYKFGRDLPKRDSSDEELSPREGSEPLSRPWNTESPERKVVYGEYSSPAVYPEFD is encoded by the exons ATGTCTGCGGTCGGCTTCGACGACTTCTCAGGCCCCTGCTCTGAACTGGCCCTGCCGCCGCTGTTTGGCGGCAACATTCTGGAGAGTGAGCTGGAGCAAGAGGTGGAGTTCGCGGACGCAGGGCTGAACGGCGACACCGCGGAGGAAGACGGGGCAGCAAGGCAGCGCGAGCTGTACCGGAAGAAGTACCACGCGCTGCAGCGAAGGTGCAAGGAGATTGAGACG GTAAATGAAAAACTCTTGAACAGACTAAAAAATGTGAGGAAGATAACGCAGCGGTTAAAGAAGGAGCGAAG GTTCCTGATGAAGTGCCTGGACTCTCATGGTGATTCCTATCGAACAGCCCAGCTGACCATACTGCTCGAG GACGAGGGCAGCCGAGGAGGCGAGGAAATGCTGTTGGACAACCCCCCGAGCGGCCAGCTCCCAGAGGGAGAGGAAACCCCAGCAGCCAAGCACAGCTCGCAGGGATCGGACAGTCCCACACCCAGTGAGGGGGGCACTCACAAGAGGAAGAGAGTAAAGGAAGAGAAAGAGGGCCCAACCAACAAGAGGCATTTGAATTCCTTCTATAAATTCGGCCGTGACCTCCCCAAACGG GATTCCAGCGATGAAGAGCTGTCACCCCGGGAAGGGAGTGAGCCCCTGTCCCGTCCCTGGAACACTGAGAGCCCTGAAAGGAAGGTTGTGTATGGAGAATACTCCAGCCCTGCTGTCTACCCTGAATTTGACTGA
- the tfpt gene encoding TCF3 fusion partner isoform X1, whose amino-acid sequence MSAVGFDDFSGPCSELALPPLFGGNILESELEQEVEFADAGLNGDTAEEDGAARQRELYRKKYHALQRRCKEIETVNEKLLNRLKNVRKITQRLKKERRFLMKCLDSHGDSYRTAQLTILLEDEGSRGGEEMLLDNPPSGQLPEGEETPAAKHSSQGSDSPTPSEGGTHKRKRVKEEKEGPTNKRHLNSFYKFGRDLPKRQDSSDEELSPREGSEPLSRPWNTESPERKVVYGEYSSPAVYPEFD is encoded by the exons ATGTCTGCGGTCGGCTTCGACGACTTCTCAGGCCCCTGCTCTGAACTGGCCCTGCCGCCGCTGTTTGGCGGCAACATTCTGGAGAGTGAGCTGGAGCAAGAGGTGGAGTTCGCGGACGCAGGGCTGAACGGCGACACCGCGGAGGAAGACGGGGCAGCAAGGCAGCGCGAGCTGTACCGGAAGAAGTACCACGCGCTGCAGCGAAGGTGCAAGGAGATTGAGACG GTAAATGAAAAACTCTTGAACAGACTAAAAAATGTGAGGAAGATAACGCAGCGGTTAAAGAAGGAGCGAAG GTTCCTGATGAAGTGCCTGGACTCTCATGGTGATTCCTATCGAACAGCCCAGCTGACCATACTGCTCGAG GACGAGGGCAGCCGAGGAGGCGAGGAAATGCTGTTGGACAACCCCCCGAGCGGCCAGCTCCCAGAGGGAGAGGAAACCCCAGCAGCCAAGCACAGCTCGCAGGGATCGGACAGTCCCACACCCAGTGAGGGGGGCACTCACAAGAGGAAGAGAGTAAAGGAAGAGAAAGAGGGCCCAACCAACAAGAGGCATTTGAATTCCTTCTATAAATTCGGCCGTGACCTCCCCAAACGG CAGGATTCCAGCGATGAAGAGCTGTCACCCCGGGAAGGGAGTGAGCCCCTGTCCCGTCCCTGGAACACTGAGAGCCCTGAAAGGAAGGTTGTGTATGGAGAATACTCCAGCCCTGCTGTCTACCCTGAATTTGACTGA